The genomic window GTGAACATTGTAGTAGTATTTAAACACAGAAAAGTATtgcacagtttttttaaatattggttAAAAGCCAAAACATGGAAGATTTTATCTTGCATAGATCCCCAATCAATGAATTTTACGCAAATTGTGAAAACAAAGAaccatttgaaagaaaaacatgcgATGTTTTGCTTGCCATAGTGAACCTGTTTGACAAAATCAAAATCCACGTACATAATTGCATGAGACATGCGAGTAATTTGATCGACACCGAAGTGTCGTATCGTAAAAATGGACTAACCAATACAAATTTAGAGAGTATTTTTGACTTATCCTCACCTTGTTGGCTTTATATTTTCGCTTCGTTGCCCGATTCAAATCCTCGTGAACCTTATCTAAAAGCCAAAGCAAAAACTCCTGGGCATCATGTTGTGCGTATCCTCGATACTGCACGCCATATTTTCCAACGATCGACTTGAAATCGCTGCTGATCTGCGAATTATACTGACTCGACCACAAACTCTTGAGTAAAAGTGCCAGTTTCTCCGTTACTTCACCGCGAGTTCCGAATTTCTTAGTTTGTCCTTTGCGGAGCTTCAAATCTTCCTTATACTGGTCCATAACAAAATATTCAGCTAATAAATCGGTGTGAGCGAGACACTGAATGATTGAGTTCATAAAACAAGTGTTACCATGATTCTTCAGTCCAGACATACTGAGGACCTCCATTGATTTACTTCTCCGAATTTTCGACGCAGCTTCTTCATCGACGTCAAAATTCTTCTTCTTGTACGATGCACTCTCGTCTATCTTACCGATCGAAGAGGTCGAGTATGCAGAGTTCGAAGGAAATTGTACAGCAGACATTCGGATCATCAGTTTGTGAACCATGTTCGAAACAGACTTCATCGATGGCTTTCTGACTAACTTCCTTCCTCCGACAGAATCTCTGGACCCAAACCTAAAACTCTTCTTCTTCGTAAGATGTCTAGAACTCTTGGACCTCTCCAAATTCGCCTCCTCCCCCTCGCTTGCTTCACGTACGCCGTGACCTCCATGAAGTTCTCCAAGACTCGCTGAACGATTGTGGAACATCTCTACGTCAGCTCCACACGGATGAAAGAAGAGAGCACAATTTcttgactgaaataaaaaacctgCTATCGCTGACAACGCCAAACAATTGTCATATTCTTGCGTAAAAAATCGGAAACTTCTTCAAACTCTTTCCGCTTCGTATCTCTAACATGTCATCGGTCAGGTACGGCAGAAAACAAATATAGAGCATGCGTAGACTGACGTCACTAGGACGTAGCGTTCGTAACTACGAAGAGTAACTGTAaggaaatattaattttgttgcTTGTAATAGGTATGTGaacgaaaatttcaaaaattcgtAATAAAATATACAGTACAATCTTGAAACGTAAGTGGGATACTCTactggaaaattaaattttaagttgGATGACACTGTTCACGTGAATTTGAAGGGGTGTGTACTTGGTTGTACTACGTAATCGTACGAAAGTAAACAACACGACAATCGTGCCAAATcagttctttcgttttcttgttttctttttattattactttttttaatgcCGCAGTGATCTTCTCATATATTCATTTGAGAGTCCAGTTTCAGCTAGCTTGTTACGCTTGAACACTGGTCCTCAAAAGCTACGTTATTCAGTTATGATGAAATACTCAATCACTGGAAATTTTAGAGATTTGAGTACGTCTGAAGAGGGCGAAACCAGCCGCAGACTTCCACACTGGGATGGTGGCCTGCATGCAAACGTTTCCTATGGAAAGGAACTGGGAGACATTTGTACCCAGGCCAAACTGGAGCGCTAAAGCAACAAGTTTTACTCTCTAAGTTTAGGATAGAAGTATGGACACGAATTCGTCACGATATATTTTGGGCCTCATCAACATTGAGTAATAACTAATGGAACTCTCTTTCATTATTCTAATCAACTGAAAAACTCAAACCAAGACTGAAGCACAAATTAGTTTCGGATAAAGATTCgattattttcaaaaactaatATCGTTAACGCCAGTCTTAAATTAGGCGTAACATGTTACAACTTgataaagcaaataaaactgttaaatCCTAATCTTAAAGCATACTGTTGCCTGAGTAAAATAGAAAACAGTTTCCATTAAATCAATATTGAATGCTGATACTTGATATATATAAACCTGAAAAAACACACCTCACTACAGTAAAAAGCTTATGCTGTCAACAAAGTTGCTTCCAATCTTCTAAAGAGAAGGTAGGAACCCTCACTCTCTCCAAAATTTTTCATGGACGAAAAATAGGGGATTCTGTTCACAGGGTTGAAAAACTCGTGTAATAAATCCTGTTCTATCAGTGATAGGATGGAATTCACTCTATGTGTTATGTATGGATATCAACAACTCAGGCTGATAAGTTTCTGAGATACCTTTGCTTCTAaactttaagttaaaaaaactgataGTTAGTCAATTAAGGTAATAATTCTACAATATGTGAAAACCAGTGAATTATTGGCCCTTAACCTTAATTTAGGACTGATAGTACTTTTTTTTCCTGCctattgattttgttttttcacataACAACTAGATGTTGTTCACCAGTATTCTGTAATATTTAGTAGATTGGGAcctctttcattttgtttttgtgagcTTAAGTTTACAAATTTCAGCCTGTaggatttttaaacataatttgcTATGCATGAGCTTCCACTATACACAGTTTTTCGAATCAGACCAGCTATTCTGCACCCATTCCTTTACTAACCAGGTTATGGGGCTTAATCAAGTCAATCAGCTACTTATGGAGATATTTCCACTTTCACAAAGCGATAAACACTTACTGACAAATGTTTCTACACACCAGTTTAACTTTTCTCTATTTGCAACATGAAGAATCATGTACAACTTCAGGTCACAGCTcattctttctttaaaaattatataaaattatcaGTAAGACCCAGCTCTACTTCTTTATAtgtatttccaattttttcaatggaaattgACAAATCTTATCACAAGAATGTCTCTTTTGTATAACATATTTCTGAACAAAGCTCGCAAAGCAAGTGTACCATCGGAAAATTACTTCAAATATTACTAACATGTAATAGATACTTTTTGTGTTATAAAACTTTGACAAGATAGAAATGTAAAGTCAAGTTAAAACAATATATCTGGCAGCTAATGCCTTCCACTTCACTTTGACCTTTGGCTAATAAAACACCCCTTTAAATCAAATACCAGTTAGAGTTACTTCAAACAGAAGATATTAATCTTTTGGGGTACCTGTGGTACCTTATTTAGTTGGGTAGAGTATCATATATATGGGGTATCTACCATAACAAATGCCTGTTGGTGGGTATGGCTTTAAGTGCCACAATGAACAAAGATTAAGTGTTTCCAACAGTAAGGTTTTGGAAATAATCATATCAACCTCGTGGAAAAAAACATcatattgttaattattaacagGTGATCTCATGAATGCTCCAAAACAGTGGTATTACTGAAACTCAACTACCATTTGAATGTTAATAAAGGGTTGAACCTGAGATCAAACTACCTAATGATGATGGAGGTATCTAAAATTTCAGGAATATAACTCATTTCATGAAAACAGTCATGACATGAGTGgcagttttaagaaaaattactccttacaatatgttaaataaacaaagtataatgaaatataaaatagtGTGTGATACAAGTTTGATACCTGAAATTTTAtgccaaaatttcttttataacatagccagtatatttgtgtaatcaaattcaattgcgcaagcgtgcttcatattcctattgtgcacgctcatgacatcagcaaacaaatccctcaagaaaaaaaattttccatcaggttgaaaatgttatgaaacaattggttcatataTCAGCTGTGCGtttatcgagatatgaagcacgcgggaagtttggagagcactcaagaagctagagttgctctcggctacgcctctagcaactcttacgcatctttcatgctctccaaacttcccgtgtgcttcatatctcgatgaacactcgctgacatatgaaccaattgttaagtaGAAGTCAAAGATTGCCTCTGGAGGAAATAACTTAATAAGATGCAAAAATTCAGAAGAGAGTTCAATGATTTGTTAAAGCattgaaaataaatatctaAAACAAAGGGATTCCTTAAATATCAGAAAGtttaaattgcatttaagtTCTACCTTCATAGTGTAGAACCTTAAAATGACCTGTTTTAAACAGCCTTTAGTtctaataataaaagtaaaacaataacaaatatataaataaaaacagaaaacatacTCTTTAGTTTATGTAATTAAGTCAACcctgcaaataaattatttttacatacTGATGACTTCAAAATAAGAACAACTGCTTGAGTTATCCTGATCTCTTTACACAAAATAACAAGTTAATTATTAGAGTACTATCTCGTGTATAACTTCATCTGTGCTTGTAGATCATCCATTGTTGTTACACCATACTTGTCCTTATCATTTTCTAGCAGCTTGAAAATCTCTTCCAGCTGTTTCCTCTGCATCCTTTGAAAATTACAAAGAGAAGGAATAACtatctttataaaaaaaaatcttcctcCATTGAAACAGAATTGGAGCGAGCAACTACATAACCTAAACTACCAACAGTGActtaataatagtaataggactgagtggagtccaatttgttttgtaatcataccagtgatgaaaaaaatcctgattaacaaatcggactccttCTTTGTGGTCGCCTGCTTTGTTAATCACAAGAATCGTTACAGaaagaattggatgacacaaagtcctgtaACTTACAAATCAAAATTATAGCAATATTCAAGAGAGAAACTAGATGTCAGTGATGCGTTTTCATAAACGAATGACAGATAACTCAACGAAATGTGCAAAGACAGTGCATACACATGACATGTGTACTGTCCACTTACATAGACATGACTTGTCAACTATCATAtcacactgtccaattacaagcatgacaggcacactgtcctattagtgctcaaatcaggctgaTGATAACAATTCCCATTCAAGAATTTTGCTCTAGTTTTAATTGGGACGGAAATTGGACATGTAGGTTCTCATTTGACCCTGAAAAATATGTTAACTCATTAAAGTGCTTTTTAATTGGGTGTTGTAAGACTAAAACTGAAGCAGACACTTAAGCTGATCTGagcaaatgaaaatatcacaaggaacaAATTAGAACACACTGGAAAGACAAGAAAGCTGACTAAAGTGTAGTAGTCGTTTGTAATCTGCAACACACAACCTAGTAGACAGCTTatcaacaataacaatagcTAGATCTGAACTTCACTAATTTAGCTATGctaaacagcttaaacaacaGTCTTGTATCCAATAGACATACATCCATTTACAGTACTTAAAATCTATTTTGGCACTCACTCTTTTTCTTGATCCAATTCCTCTTCAGTCATTTGGTTTTCAATATCTTTGATACCCAATCGACTTGACTTGTAGTAAGTCTGAATGTTGGAAGCATCTGCcattgtcatttctttctcctttctcttttctgGCTCCTCTGAGATGGGTTCACTAGACTCTCTACAAATCTTCTCTTTTTCATCCTCACTGAGGTAATGAATATCTTTTGCCTTTATAATTCCTGCTCCTTCCAGAAACTTTGTAGCCTCCTCAACTGTCACctcattgttatcatcatcCTATATTTCCATCAGGAAACAACGAAGCTTTACtaagatattttggttttattaactgagttgataatgtaaattaaccACCATAACAAGTTTCTAAAGTTGACTCTCTGAATGTTAGCTCTTCAACAGAGTGAATGGGGAAGGGCTAACAGTCAAAGTGTTAGCTTCAGATTAGCAACTCAGTcgataaagccaaattatcttgtaacaaCCCCTACCactgcagcaccacagtttttttggaaactaaCCTCCTTATACAACAGTTTTAATTAGTTTCCCAAGGGAATCTTTAAGTCTAATGCTAATTTAAGGGACATATTTAAAACCTGAGGGACAAACACATTTAAATCACCTTTTTCATAAGTTGCCCCCTCTTGAGAAACttatacaaaacaaaactcttACGATTAAAAATTCACAGAGCTTTTAACAGCATATTCATTATGCAGtttgaaattctaaaattataACTTTAAAAGTAGTGGTGGTAAAAAGCCATACTATATTTCTGTATTTTGCGATGGTGGACAAAAGGCATGCTTTCCAAAGGAACTGTATTACGGTCAAACTTCAGTTATGCAGACCTTGGATTATCCAAATTTTTCGATTATCTGGACTTGTTTCTCTGGtcccatttttaaattaaatattgatTGGTCACATTCGAAATCTGctacttctttttttcattagcCAAAGCATAAGTTAGGTCACTGTTAAGTGTGTTGGTCAGCTTGATTCCctttaattaaaacttttagcAAATGTTGACAATTCATGGAAAGATTTGAGAATTTGCTTTAATTCTTGCATGAtacaaattaaataataaatattttatttcacgTTATTCAGGTTCATTttatgtttcaatattcataGTATTGGTTATCTAGACTCTCTATTATCAGGACTGGTTCAACCAGTCCCCATAAATCTGAATAATCAAGGTTCAACAGTATTCTTGGAATCAAAGCAGAGCAAATGATGCACATACTTACTGCTTTTTAATGAACAATGCAAGAGTTTGTCTGTTTGACAGCAAGGTTTCAATAATAGCTAGTCCAATGTTACACTTAGGAAAATGATCTACATATTTTAATGACATGAAAAACTCTTGACGGATACAATAACAATGATGAAATGATTGACATTTCCTCACACAATACTCTATTTATGACAGTAAAAATATACAACATCTGCTTTATGGTTAACGAGTTAGGAAATACAATCCTTTTGAAGAATTTACGGctggaaataaaaaagttaCAGGAATTTAACTTGAATCGAGCTGCTTAAATCACATGCGCTGGAtcatcattttaatttcacattTATTCATGtctcaaatttttttgacgAATAGGAGACATATACTACGTAGAAATTCGACTTTCGccaggaaaaaattttaaacagatgATTTTAAACTGGTTAATTTTTAGAACACGATGAATAAATATGGAAATAATCAGAAAGTCCTCTTCATTAAACTTGATCGTTAAAAAGCGAAACAACAGACATCGCTCTCGTGTTTAAGGGTTGTTCGCAGCCAAGGGGAGTTTTTCGAAacgatttgtttttcattcagaaTTCGTATAAATAAGCCAGAGGGAAAGAGCAAGTACACACAAAATCTTCATtaataagaaaataaagatgACGATAGCTTAGACAGCGAACACAACTAAAATACTCACCTTCTGTTTTACCGTCACTGTGTGTGTTTCTTCCCCAGAATTCGACCCTGGCCCCTTAACCATTCTTCGCCATAGGTACCAAGTAATCAATACCACTAGCACGGCAAATACGACAGGAAGAATATTctgagataaaaagaaatacataacTGATACTTTATTGCCAATTATCCGCTTACGACCTCCGCAGAGCAATCAAAGCAATCGAGGAAAAAGTATCTTTGCTGTTTAGACGGGCTGAAGGCCGCTGGACAAGCCTCGGTTCCATGTGGCGGGAAAAAAACCAGGGGGAGGGAGCGATTAGGCCATTACGAAAACATAATTCGAACTAAGTTTAGAGGAAGTACGTTTGAAGCAAACGCTCGGCAAAAAGATGTCATGAACACAAGACAAACTCTAATTTGTATGTCTCTGGCTCTGCAACCATTTTTGCTTCTGCAACCACCCGAATAGTCCCTTTTTCCATTCAGGCTAAAACGCGTGCGTAGTCGAGCCCCAAATATCCTATTGTCGTCGTCCGCTGCTTAGAAGAAGTCAGTAACTGACACCTAAGTAGGCTACtttcatgaaataaatcatttctctgattgtaaaacaaattcgcCTTGtaagcaccttaggaaatgtatgataACAGTATGACGACTGAGCATAAGGATGTTTGGAAGTTTAGGGATGAATCTTTGTTGCTCTTC from Pocillopora verrucosa isolate sample1 chromosome 8, ASM3666991v2, whole genome shotgun sequence includes these protein-coding regions:
- the LOC131796986 gene encoding matrix-remodeling-associated protein 7 → MYFFLSQNILPVVFAVLVVLITWYLWRRMVKGPGSNSGEETHTVTVKQKDDDNNEVTVEEATKFLEGAGIIKAKDIHYLSEDEKEKICRESSEPISEEPEKRKEKEMTMADASNIQTYYKSSRLGIKDIENQMTEEELDQEKEMQRKQLEEIFKLLENDKDKYGVTTMDDLQAQMKLYTR